One segment of Thermococcus profundus DNA contains the following:
- a CDS encoding formate--phosphoribosylaminoimidazolecarboxamide ligase family protein: MINRDEILGILEKYDPERITVGVIGSHSALDIADGAKEEGLPVLVVAQRGRHRTYAEYFKARKTRDGLTKGFIDEVMILEKFAHIVDVQEELIKRNVIFVPNRSFVVYTGIDRVENEFKVPLFGSRNLLRSEERSEEKSYYWLLDKAGLPYPEEVKPEEIDDVGLVIVKLPHAKKRLERGFFTAASYKEFQEKAEKLIKLGVITEEDLAKARIERYIIGPVFNFDFFYSPLDGEIELLGIDWRFETSLDGHVRLPASQQLTLPEHQFEPEYTVTGHASSTLRESLLEKVFDMAEKYVEATQKYYHPGIIGPFTLQTAVDKDLNFYIYDVAPRTGGGTNIHMAMGHPYGNALWRKPMSTGRRVALEIKRAVELDELEKVVT; this comes from the coding sequence ATGATAAACAGGGACGAGATTTTGGGAATCCTTGAGAAGTACGATCCGGAAAGGATAACCGTTGGAGTAATCGGGAGCCATTCTGCCCTTGACATAGCGGACGGTGCCAAGGAGGAGGGCCTGCCGGTTCTGGTCGTTGCCCAGAGGGGGAGGCACAGAACGTACGCCGAGTACTTCAAAGCCAGAAAGACGCGGGACGGCCTCACGAAGGGCTTTATTGACGAGGTCATGATCCTGGAGAAGTTTGCCCACATCGTAGATGTTCAGGAAGAGTTGATTAAGAGGAACGTGATCTTCGTTCCGAACAGGTCGTTCGTGGTCTACACGGGCATTGACAGAGTGGAGAACGAGTTTAAGGTTCCCCTCTTCGGGAGCAGGAACCTTCTCAGGAGCGAGGAGAGGAGCGAGGAGAAGAGCTACTACTGGCTCCTGGACAAGGCCGGCCTCCCCTATCCCGAGGAGGTCAAACCCGAGGAGATTGATGACGTCGGTTTGGTCATAGTCAAACTCCCGCACGCCAAGAAGAGGCTCGAGAGGGGCTTCTTCACGGCCGCTAGTTATAAAGAGTTCCAGGAGAAGGCGGAGAAGCTCATCAAGCTCGGCGTCATCACCGAGGAGGATCTCGCAAAGGCCCGGATAGAGCGCTACATAATCGGACCGGTCTTCAATTTTGACTTTTTCTACTCACCGCTCGACGGGGAAATTGAACTCTTAGGGATAGACTGGCGCTTCGAGACCAGCTTGGACGGCCACGTGAGGCTTCCGGCGAGCCAGCAGCTCACCCTTCCCGAGCACCAGTTCGAGCCGGAGTACACCGTTACGGGACACGCTTCCTCAACGCTCCGCGAGTCGCTTTTGGAGAAAGTCTTCGACATGGCTGAGAAGTATGTTGAGGCGACCCAGAAGTACTATCATCCCGGAATAATAGGACCGTTCACCCTTCAAACCGCGGTGGACAAAGACCTGAACTTCTACATCTACGACGTTGCCCCAAGAACCGGTGGAGGAACCAACATCCACATGGCGATGGGTCATCCATACGGCAACGCCCTTTGGAGGAAACCGATGAGCACCGGAAGGAGGGTGGCGCTTGAGATAAAGAGGGCGGTGGAGCTGGATGAGCTTGAGAAGGTCGTAACCTGA
- the purD gene encoding phosphoribosylamine--glycine ligase, with amino-acid sequence MKILLVGGGGREHAIGEALVRSGSELYLVSKHKNPGLARLSKDYELAKETDVGKVLDFALKWGVDIAFIGPEAPLEKGVVNVLEENGIPAVGPSKEAARLETDKAFARAFMERHKIPGRKTFRVFDDPAEMRSWIDDFGKPVVVKPLGLTGGKGVKVVGYQLGNNEEAKAYAEELIRRDGKVLVEERTDGVEFTFQVFTDGKKVIPMPLAQDYPHAYEDDRGPITGGMGSYSCPNHLLPFVTKEDYEKALETLKATVKAMRKEGTPYKGILYGQFMLSKDGPVIIEYNARFGDPEAMNVLPLLKTPLTDVAEGIADGNLRKAEFESKATVVKYLAPKGYPTNPLRGVKVEVDEEGIREAGARLYYASIDENLTMLGSRALAVVGIADSLEEAERISSTGIKGVKGEVFYRADIGTKESVEKRIRIMREFGKELEPNSC; translated from the coding sequence ATGAAGATCCTTCTCGTCGGTGGTGGTGGAAGGGAGCACGCGATTGGAGAGGCCCTCGTAAGGAGCGGTTCAGAGCTCTACCTCGTCAGCAAACACAAGAACCCCGGTCTCGCGAGGCTTTCCAAGGACTACGAGCTGGCGAAAGAAACGGATGTTGGAAAGGTTCTTGACTTCGCCCTCAAATGGGGCGTGGATATAGCCTTTATCGGCCCTGAGGCACCTCTGGAGAAAGGAGTGGTGAACGTCCTCGAGGAGAACGGGATTCCAGCGGTTGGCCCTTCAAAAGAAGCGGCCAGATTGGAGACCGACAAGGCCTTCGCGAGGGCCTTCATGGAACGCCATAAAATCCCGGGGAGGAAGACATTCCGCGTTTTTGACGACCCGGCCGAGATGCGCTCGTGGATAGACGACTTTGGAAAACCCGTCGTCGTCAAGCCCCTCGGCCTGACCGGTGGAAAAGGTGTCAAGGTAGTTGGCTACCAGCTGGGGAACAACGAGGAAGCCAAGGCCTACGCGGAGGAGCTGATAAGGAGGGACGGAAAGGTCCTCGTCGAGGAGCGCACCGACGGCGTGGAGTTTACCTTCCAGGTCTTCACGGATGGAAAGAAGGTCATCCCGATGCCCCTCGCCCAGGACTACCCACACGCCTACGAGGACGATAGAGGACCGATAACCGGTGGCATGGGGAGCTACTCCTGCCCCAATCATCTTTTGCCGTTCGTTACGAAGGAAGACTATGAGAAGGCCCTTGAGACGCTCAAAGCAACTGTCAAGGCTATGAGGAAGGAGGGGACGCCCTACAAAGGCATCCTCTACGGCCAGTTCATGCTCTCAAAGGACGGACCGGTTATAATCGAGTACAACGCCCGCTTCGGCGATCCCGAGGCCATGAACGTCCTGCCTCTTTTGAAGACGCCGCTGACAGATGTTGCGGAGGGGATAGCTGACGGGAACCTCAGAAAGGCGGAGTTTGAGAGCAAGGCGACCGTCGTGAAGTACCTCGCGCCCAAAGGTTATCCGACGAACCCCCTCAGGGGGGTGAAGGTCGAGGTTGATGAGGAAGGAATTAGGGAAGCCGGTGCAAGGCTCTACTACGCCTCCATAGACGAGAACCTCACGATGCTCGGCTCGAGGGCACTGGCAGTTGTGGGGATTGCTGATTCGCTGGAAGAGGCTGAGAGGATTTCCTCCACTGGGATAAAGGGCGTGAAGGGGGAGGTCTTCTACAGGGCTGACATTGGAACGAAGGAGAGCGTCGAGAAGAGGATCCGCATCATGCGGGAGTTCGGAAAGGAGCTTGAGCCAAACTCATGCTGA
- a CDS encoding MFS transporter: MGEGNRWKFVFLDMLLVAAGFGTMHMLEKFKDAALNHYGIAETAMSYQQTAYVVGLFVAFLLGGTSLFKGSFKRSVALIMSFAAIPQFIIPFVGNWWMVVILRFFQGFIVALIAVFSTHIARMFVAERPFAKGVVLSGIFWGGLYGILLVKWAGGKSAEWGAVKEVFLISALVMYAALALWWILVDDFEIPKTKHSSKGSNVWKMPFTWVFGFTFFPALWIIFTLGSFTIHNTSFTDPQVSNLVIALEVSLGLWSIIMGYLGYRLSVSNPSNRGLFKAIVSVMTISYIVTFLGLFVIWKAIAANDYTLALVGFAITGIVQGTGPAFWTTAPATYPKEIYPEASFALGLISNSANAVAPNVMFMLVHGVTTGMLIYLAMPILGILALLASARMRLPVEELGA; encoded by the coding sequence ATGGGAGAAGGAAATCGCTGGAAGTTCGTGTTCCTTGATATGCTACTCGTCGCGGCGGGCTTTGGAACCATGCACATGCTCGAGAAGTTCAAAGATGCCGCCCTGAATCACTACGGTATAGCAGAAACGGCCATGAGCTATCAGCAGACGGCCTACGTCGTCGGTCTATTCGTCGCGTTCCTCCTAGGCGGAACGAGCCTGTTCAAGGGGTCTTTCAAAAGGAGCGTCGCTTTAATAATGAGCTTTGCCGCGATACCCCAGTTTATAATCCCCTTCGTCGGGAACTGGTGGATGGTTGTGATCCTCAGGTTCTTCCAGGGATTCATAGTGGCCCTTATAGCGGTTTTCAGCACCCACATAGCCAGGATGTTCGTCGCCGAAAGGCCCTTTGCCAAGGGTGTCGTTCTCTCCGGAATCTTCTGGGGGGGCCTCTACGGGATACTCCTCGTCAAGTGGGCTGGAGGAAAGTCTGCGGAGTGGGGTGCAGTGAAGGAGGTCTTCCTCATCTCGGCCCTCGTGATGTACGCGGCCCTGGCCCTCTGGTGGATCCTCGTCGATGATTTTGAGATACCCAAGACAAAGCACTCTTCAAAGGGTTCAAACGTCTGGAAGATGCCCTTCACCTGGGTTTTCGGCTTCACGTTTTTCCCGGCCCTCTGGATAATCTTCACCCTCGGCTCGTTCACGATCCACAACACCAGCTTTACTGATCCCCAGGTCTCGAACCTGGTGATAGCGCTCGAAGTTTCCCTCGGCCTCTGGTCGATAATAATGGGCTACCTAGGCTACCGTCTCTCAGTGAGCAACCCAAGCAACAGGGGTCTCTTTAAGGCCATCGTGAGCGTCATGACAATTTCATACATCGTGACCTTCCTCGGCCTCTTCGTTATCTGGAAGGCAATAGCGGCCAACGACTACACCCTGGCACTGGTGGGCTTTGCAATAACTGGTATAGTGCAGGGCACCGGTCCGGCGTTCTGGACAACGGCTCCAGCGACTTATCCCAAGGAGATCTACCCCGAGGCCAGCTTTGCGCTCGGTCTCATCTCCAACAGCGCCAACGCGGTGGCTCCAAACGTCATGTTCATGCTCGTTCATGGAGTCACCACGGGAATGCTCATCTACCTGGCCATGCCCATCCTGGGAATCCTGGCCCTCCTAGCGTCCGCAAGGATGAGGCTCCCAGTTGAAGAGCTCGGGGCCTGA
- the purS gene encoding phosphoribosylformylglycinamidine synthase subunit PurS, which produces MRWKVKVIVRLKEGLNDPEGRVIQKALRNLGFNVENLRVPKYFEFELESEKPEEEAEEMCRKLLANPLIHEWEYSVEPVS; this is translated from the coding sequence ATGAGGTGGAAGGTTAAGGTCATCGTGCGGCTTAAGGAAGGCCTCAACGACCCCGAGGGAAGGGTCATCCAGAAAGCGCTTAGAAACCTCGGTTTCAACGTCGAGAATCTGCGCGTTCCCAAGTACTTCGAGTTCGAGCTCGAGAGCGAAAAGCCAGAGGAAGAGGCAGAGGAGATGTGCAGGAAGCTCCTCGCCAATCCGCTCATCCACGAGTGGGAGTACAGCGTGGAACCGGTGAGCTGA